CTCGGAGGCTGCCTGTCCGCCAGCTCCGGCGTCTCCGGAAGTCTCTCCCAGCTGCCAATCTCTCTCCTCGTCAGGGGCCCTTGCGCCCCCCGTCGCCGCATCCCGGGGCAGCTTCCCCTGTCCCTGCATATCTCCGATTCGTCGTCCCTCGGGACACCTGGGCCAGTGATGAGGCCgagcagggcctggcacagcGTGCTCGCCCGCTGGCTTCCATTTGCCCTCGCAATCGGCCAGGCACCTGCGGGAGGCGTGGAGAGGCCGGTGGGGAGCGAGGCAGCGATCATCCATCAGACCAGAGCAGCCGCCACCAGCCAACTCAGCTCGgcgggggtgggctgggggcggGCTGGGGGCCGTGGGCGAACCCGGTTTCTGAGCCAAGGCGCCGCGGCCCCCGGGGTCAGCACCTCTGCAAGGCCGGACTCGGCCCGCGTCCGCCCACCCCCGATGGCTCCGCGGGTCCTGTCCCCAAGCTCTTCCCAGCCCCAGCCTGTGGCCTCGCGCCACCTCCCCGGAGGCCTTGCCGTCCAGCCCTGCTCCTAGCTGCACTGGCCACTTTCCGCAGAGCCAAGGCTAACTCTAAATGGCCCGTCCCTGGAGGGAGGCAGGGCCCGGTGAGGAGACAGGTAGGGGCGCTGGGAGGCTACCTCCCTCCAGCAGAGGAGGGTGGCTCTGGGAAAAAGGCCTCCGTAGTGAGGGTGCCCCcctgcctccccacctccccacctccccctccaGGACACAGCTCCAGGGAACTGAGAAAGCTTCAAAGTTATTCTAATCTAGTCAGAGACCCCTGCTTTCGAAAAAGATAGGAGTCTGGTCATGAAGAAGAATTTTGAAGTGTTGGGTCTCCCATCCATTTCTATCCCAGAGATCAAAAGAACCCTCCAACGCCACAGTGGCTactctttaaaaaatggatttcCTTTAAGTCTTGGGTTCTGCAAGCGACTTTATTAAGGTGGCATCTGGGCTCAtacccctccccccttccctcggGGATTAGGACCATCTCCTCTGGAAAGTTCCAGGATCTCTAGGTCTGAAATGTGTTCATTTTGCAATGCAAACACCATCACTCGGTTTTATTGGTTTTGTTATTTAGCCTCTGAAGCAGGCAATTATTGGTGtgaacacacatttttaaaaacaaaattttatcgAGTCAAGTGTGCAATAGTGTAAACTCGGTGGAAGTGCTATTGGTGAGAATTGTGGATGCAATCGGAAGGGTGACAGGCCCAGGAGCCTTCCTAACCAGCACGGCATGCCTCAAATccaaaaagaagcaaaacaaagcaaagcctTGGAACTGAATTTCTTCTCCATGTAAACTTCTGGATGTAAACTTTGTGCTGCAGGACGGCTCCCCTCTGCTCGGAGAGCAGCGCCGCCCCACTCGGGCCGGAGTTCAGACAACAGCCCGACCGCAGATTCCCGGGCAGCGAGGGAGAGCGGCCGCGCGCAGGGCTTGTCCGCGGCCTCGGAAGACTGAGTTCAGATCCTCTCCTTTTAGGTGGGTTGGCGGCCTGGGCTTCGCCGCGCTCCTGCCTTCCTTCGGGTACTCGGTAGAAAAACAAAGTCCGCGCCGGCCGGCCAGGTCTGCTTCTGAGCGCCCACTCTCTCCTCGGCTCGGCGGGGCCGGCTGGCGTCAGGCACAGAAGGGCTTGCCTCCTGCCTTGGGCAAGGGGAGCAGCTCCTTGGCGCCGCCGGCGGCCGAGGCGTCGTGGGGTGCGGCGGATGGGAAAGCGCGCGCCAGGGGCGCGGACAGCACGTTAGCGCCGGCCCCCAGTGAGCGTCCCAGCGGCCCCGGGTCCAGGAGCGCGCCCTTGGCGGTGGCCCAGGCCTGGTTCAAAGTGCTGTGCCTGAGGATGGGGTCGTGAAAGACCCCGTCCACCCAGTTTCTGAGACTGGTGACCGGGGAGTCCTGGTCCCTGTCCAGGGCACCGGCGGCGGCGGGCGCCGATGAGATGGCGGCAGGGGCGGCGAGGCCTTGGCGCTTGAGCATGCACGACGGGAATTCAGTGTGGCTTAGGGCGGTGGTGGCGGCGGCAACAGTGGCCGTGTGCGCCAGGGACCAGATGCGCGGCTTGGCATCGAGGCCCGCGGTTGCTCTCCGCGGCGCAAAGCCCAGTTTGGCCTCGCAGGTCTGCGGGCCACTCCCGGCTCCCGCCTGCTGCTCCGGCCCCGCCGCCACGCTCCGGAGGCAGCTTCGGGCCCTCTCCAAGTCCTCATCCAGGGCGGTTCCGCCACCGGCGGCCAGAGGCATCCGGAGGGCACCGGAGGCCTCCTTGCCCGGGGCACCGGGGCCGTCGTGGGCAGCAGGGACTCTGTCCAGGGACTGGAAGGGCGGCTTCAGCTCACACTCAGGAGGTTCGGTCTCAAGAGGGTCGAAGTCCTCCAAATCACTGAGCTCCAGCTCCTTCTCCTCTTTGCCAACGGGCTCTGCCCCAGGAGGGGGGCATGACCAGGGGAGGAAGAGAGATCAAGGGCAGTTAATCAGAGAAGCTCCAAGCCCCCCACATCCCCACATCCCTCTCTTCCCTAACTCTAGGCAAAGCGCCCAGGGCGTTTCTCCATGCCCCCGCCCGCCCAGAGGCTCCTAAGTGGCAAACAGGTGACGGGCAGGCAAGACCACTTCAACCACAAATTAATGGTGAcggtgtgtgtgtttggggcgTGGGGGTGTACTGGTGTCTAAGGATTTCCATGCCTGATCCTGCCTTTCCTGAACTGCTCCGGGTTCACCACCACAGTCCCAAACTCGCACAGGGCCCCAAACCGGGCGTCCCTGCCTCTGCCGGGGAGggcgggaggatttgagtttgcAGCCCCCACCCAGTGCCCTTAGGGGTAGGGGCGCAGCAGGGAAGGTACCCGGAGGCCCTGGCCTGGCCGCCCCGGGGCCTCAGTCCCAGCGCCAACCTCCGACCCACCTTCGCTCTTGGGGCTCTTGAGGGGCTCCTCGCGCGCCTcgtcctccccctcctcctccccgccctcGCCGTAGGGCCGCTTCTCGTCTCCGCACTTGTTCCGCGGCGGCCACGTCATCTTGTTCTCCTTCTTGAGGCGGCGGCGCGCGTTGGCGAACCAGGTGGAGACCTGCGTGAGGGTCATCTTGGTGATGATGGCCAGCATGATCTTCTCGCCCTTCGTGGGGTAGGGGTTCTTGCGGTGCTCCTGCAGCCAGGCCTTCAGCGTGCTGGTGGTCTCGCGCGTGGCGTTCTTGCGCCGCGTGCCGCTGTCCATGGTCCCGTACCTGGAGACAGGCTCGGCAATGGGGCGCCCCGCTGGGGCCCGGGCCGACGAGCGCAGGGTGCGGCGGAGGGCCAGGCCCGCGCGGGTCTTACTTCCGTCGTGGGAACGTGTTTATGGTCGGAAGGAGACAACAGCGCTCGGCCCGAGGGCAAGTTCAATATCTATATTTAATTAATCTTACCCGAAGCCTAAGCTCCTCCTGGAAAGGGTCGGGCAGTTCCGGGCAGAGCGCGGGCGCCGGGCACCCTAGGGCTCTGTCCCTCGGCAGACTTGTGGTTACCTTTTGGTAACCCTAATACACATCGGATTGATGCCAAACCTCATCTAAACTTTCAACGCCCTTGGGCAGAAGTGGTCATTAGCGCCCAAAGGGCCTAAATGGACTTTCGTCGGTTAAAATTTTAGCCTGGCCCAGcggaagctgggggtgggggtgggatgctGTGAGCCAGTGATCAAGGAGGGCCGTCGGGGGGTCCTCTCTAGTTTCCActgtaggggtggggtgggggctaggTCCGGATACACAACCCAGGCTGCGTTTCTTCGGGTGGGGGGAGCCACTGCAAGCCTGAGGAGGACCCGACCTTTGGTGGGCCGAGCCTCCACACGGGACCGTTCCCCCCATGGGACCTCCCGGGAAACCAAGGGACCACGAGGACTTGGCGAGCccggggtgggaggggaggcaaGGATGAGAGGCATTTTAACCCCAGGATGGGCCAGGCGCTCCAGGAAGCCGGGCCTGGACGGTCCACATGGTCACCTCAAGCCTCCTGAGCCTCCCAGAAGGGGCGCGGCGTGTGGGGATGGTGAGGGAGGGCTTTGCTGGTTCACCGTGCAGCGGGGCCCGGGGGGTGGGGGCCGGTCCCTCACCTGTCATAGGGGTACTGGCCCAGCGCCGGCTCGTACGGGTAgtaggcggcggcggcggcggcggcagcgggaGCCAGGCCCGCATGCGCAGATCCCGCCCCATCCTTGGAGTCGAAGCTGTTCTGTAGGAGCCAAGAGCCTGTGGTCGCAGCTTCCGCGGACGCCACCGAGCCGAGCCCTCCCTCCTCCAGGCCCCTCGCTCTTGTACCTTTGAGCAGACCCCTGGGCAACCCCCTACACTGCCCCCCCCCAGGCTTTCCCTCTCTCCCAGGCAGGGAGGAACCCATTTTTGCCCAATTTAGAATGGGGTCCCCAACTCCTGGAGTAAGAACGcgcagttgggggtgggggtgggggagtgattATGGGGGAATAAaaatagagagggagggaaaaacaaGGCGGGAGGGAGGAGACAGAGGACCGGATGGGGGGGAACTGGAGGGGGGCGCAGGGAGGGGAAAGGATAGAGGAGTAGGGAGGGGGTGAACAAGAGGGGAAGTGGGACGGGGCGTGGGGGCGGAGGCAAAGAGGAGTGGAAGAGTGTGGAACCTGGAGACGGGCAAGcccaggaaagggagagaagcGAGGCGGTGGGAGGGAAGTGCTGCGGAGGAGAAGGGGGATgcgaagggagggaaagaggggatggggaggagcAAAGGAGGTAAGGGGAcaaggcgggggtggggtgggggggtagtcCCAGGGGGaccaaagaggaaaggaagggagggcagcagAAGTGAACCTAAAACAAATACCGCCCCACAAGCCAGCTCACCCCGTCCCTGGGGTGGGCGAGTTCCCAGGGACGACGTAGGAGGCAAAGATGTGCCCCCTCCTCCGCAATAGCCCGGGACGCGGAGCCCTGGCGCCCCGCCTCCCGCGCACACACGGGGTCAGCGGGTTTGCCACCGGGTGCGCGCCCCCACCCCTCTTACCAGAGAGTAGAAGGCCGACGCCTCGGAGCCGTAGGTCACGTAGTTGCCATAGCCCTGCGAGCCGCCGTAAGGGCCCCCGTAGACACCGAGCGCCGCGGCCGAGTTGAGCTCGTGGCGCGCGGTGGCCAGCAGCCGGCTCTCGTAGACCGGGCAGTAGACGGGAGCCTGGGCCGAGGCGGAGGGCCCGGAGTCGGCCAGAGTGTGGCCGCCCGACTCACAGCACGTGCTCAGGGCGTTCGTGGTCATCAGGAACTGCGGAGACGAGCCGCGAGGAAGGCCGGGGCATCCGCGGCGGGCCCCCCACGCGCCGCCCGCCCCGGCGTGTCCCGGGTCCCCAGGGCCGCTCTTCGGCGCGCAGCTCTTCCCCGCGGCCCTTGGAGGTCCGGCCTGTTCGACCCCAGAGCGCTTCCCCCAGCCCCGCACCCGGGAGGTGTCCGAGGCGGTGCACGTCCCCGTCCCGCCTGGGGCAAGTGCTTTTCCGCGGCCGGGCTCCTTGGGGTGCAGCCTCGGAGCCCGGGGATCTAACGAAGCGGGGATGAGGGCCTAAGTCGGATTTCCCCACGGCCTTGCGCTCGCTCCCCGGTGCCCGCCAGTCGTCGGTCGCGCTCCCCCCATGGCCAGCTTGGGGGTTGGGACCGCGCTGGTGCCGGGGTCCGCGTCCCCGAGGCCCTCGCGCCTTACCTGGGGAGCCGAGGAGTAGGGGTATCCGAACTGCGGGTAGGACATGGCGGGCGCGGCCGGCGCGGCGCGGCCGCTGCTCGGGGGCCGCCGGCTCCTAGGGGCTGGGAGGGCGAGGCAGAAGCGCCGGTTAATTCCTCCGCTCGCGCCGCGAACTTTTTAAACCGGGTGCGAAAGTGGGCGGCAGAGGCCGCGGCGACTGCTTCAGCCTCACAATCCGCAGCCTCCGGGAGGCTCTGGGACCGACCGGCCTCGCCGCGGCGACGCAAATACATATTttgcaaaaaaggagaaaaaaaaaaaagagtcgcGCCAACCCGTCAAGTCAGATGTGCGCGGCTTCGGGCGGGAGACGCTGACGTCAGCCCCTCCGCGCGGCCGGGCCGGGCCGAGACGTGCGGGTCGCTCGGCCGGCGGTGCCGGGGCGGGGGCCGCGCGGGACCATCGGGGCTTCTGACAAATGAATCCCATCCGAGGAATCGATACCGCCCCGGCGCCTGGTGTTTCCTCCTCAGTCACCGAGGACGGGCGGCACTTTTAATTAGATATTAATTAATGAGcagctgcccctccccaccccactgtaCTCATTAGTCTCAATTTCAAACGAGACCCTTGAAGGGACGCCCGAGCGAGTCTTCATTTAGGACGCAATCGACAGATAAAATGAGCCGGCCGGGCCGCCCCCTCGGCGAGACCCTCCCGCGGTCGGAAGGCGGGCAGCGGGGCCCGGGTCTGAGAACGCGGACCGTCGTTATTGATTAATGAGGCGTCCGCAATGCGAGGCTCTCGGCGCTTTCCTACCAGTCGAACCCGGAACCCTGATCGGGTGCCAGAACCAACTGTGGCCACAGGCTGTCCGACCTAGAGGTCAAATGCCCTCTGGGGTGGGAGCCTTCGGCCCCTCCCAGAGCCCGCTACCCCGGGGCTCCGGGGCTCCGGTTCTGCCCGGCCTCTCCAGGCCCGCGCCGCCAG
Above is a genomic segment from Choloepus didactylus isolate mChoDid1 chromosome 11, mChoDid1.pri, whole genome shotgun sequence containing:
- the IRX4 gene encoding iroquois-class homeodomain protein IRX-4, which produces MSYPQFGYPYSSAPQFLMTTNALSTCCESGGHTLADSGPSASAQAPVYCPVYESRLLATARHELNSAAALGVYGGPYGGSQGYGNYVTYGSEASAFYSLNSFDSKDGAGSAHAGLAPAAAAAAAAYYPYEPALGQYPYDRYGTMDSGTRRKNATRETTSTLKAWLQEHRKNPYPTKGEKIMLAIITKMTLTQVSTWFANARRRLKKENKMTWPPRNKCGDEKRPYGEGGEEEGEDEAREEPLKSPKSEEPVGKEEKELELSDLEDFDPLETEPPECELKPPFQSLDRVPAAHDGPGAPGKEASGALRMPLAAGGGTALDEDLERARSCLRSVAAGPEQQAGAGSGPQTCEAKLGFAPRRATAGLDAKPRIWSLAHTATVAAATTALSHTEFPSCMLKRQGLAAPAAISSAPAAAGALDRDQDSPVTSLRNWVDGVFHDPILRHSTLNQAWATAKGALLDPGPLGRSLGAGANVLSAPLARAFPSAAPHDASAAGGAKELLPLPKAGGKPFCA